The Pichia kudriavzevii chromosome 3, complete sequence nucleotide sequence GTCTAGTACTTTCAAATATCTGTTGCTTTTCATTTAATTTGGGTCCAAACACCTGTGCACCGAGAAGTTCAGATGGAAAAGTAGAAAACGGATtattttattaaaaaaaaacaaaaaaaaagtctcTGTAATGCGCCACATTGCTAGAGTGTAATTACATCTACAGCAAgcaagcaaaaaaaaaacaaaaaaaaaacgaaaaacgaaaaacgaaaaaggaaaaaggaaaaaagaaaaaggaaaaagaaaaaggaaaaaggaaaagttTCACTGGCTGTCGATGCATGCGCCACGCTAGAGGAACggggtttttttttttgttttttttttctcggGTTTTGTGTCGTTGTTATTTTATGATAATCGAACCACTCTCTATAAGGAGATGCTCTATATTGCCATTCGCATAATGATTGATACTCGAGctgtctttttttttttctttttttcagttttttcaatttttttttttttattcaaacttttcaCTATCAATCATGTCATTGTAGAAACGGCTTGGATTTCTTCGTTTACTTTACGACTCTCCAATACAAGACTTTCTCTCTGTTTGATCCTTGTAGTTTCCTTTCTTTGATCTTTTTAAAAAGGTATAGGATCGTTTGTAATATGACTTCAAAGAGAACACCAACACAGACCATAAACGATACCATCACgccaaagaagaagatatcCATCAAACAAACCCCTGAAGAGGAAGCACAGGCTAAACAGTACTTCCAATCGCATGTCTTTGAAGACTCCTTCAGAGAACAGCTTACCAAGAATGTCAGGGAGTCCCAGCCTTATCGATGGGGGACCatcaagaatttgataaacGACCAACTTCTGAGAAACGTCAGAAGTGAAATTATGTCCGAAATCGAATTCACAAAGAAGGAGACCGATATCTACAAGGTGTTCCAGTCCGGTGATTTGGCCAATCTCTCTGCCATGCCTCAAGACCTACTTGAGAGATTGCCTAGTCTCTACAAGTTAAGATCTGCAATTTACTCGGAATCGTTTCGTTCCTTTATCTCCGCCGTAACGGGCTGTGGTAAATTGAGTGGAATCAAAACAGATTTGTCAATCCAACTATACACAAAAGGATGCCACTTACTCACCCATGATGACGTTATTGGCTCCCGTAGAGTCTCATTCATCCTGTATATGCCAGACCCCGATTCACACTGGAAATCCCACTACGGTGGCGGCTTGCAACTCTTTGATTCGTTGGTTCCTAACGTGCCACAGTCTGATgttcattcaaaattgaatccTGCATTCAACCAAATAGCTTTTTTCCAAGTTCAGCCAGGCCTCTCGTTCCATGCCGTTGAAGAAGTCAAGGTCGACAGACAGAGACTCTCCTTACAAGGATGGTTCCATATCCCTCAAAAGGGTGAAGATGGCTACATACCTGGTGAACAGGAGAAAACTGAAAGCTTATCCACCTTACAAGCTTTGGAATCcaaagaattgaaggagTATGATTTCCCAAAACTTAGATTCACTTCTATCCCAGCCCCAATTTCCCTAAAAGGTAACGACAAGTTGACATTGAGTGACTTGGATAAGGAGTATCTAACAAAATTTATCAACCCCTCATTGCTAACATCTGAGTCCATTGCCAAATTAGGCgaaatattcaatgaagagtctgttgttgatataATGTCCTTTCTGAATAAAGACTATGAGGGTGCATTTAAACAACTACTCAAAAACACGGAAATTAACGAGTTCCCCCCAATGCCAACACTTCAAACCCAAGTTGAAGAGGCATATCCTTGGAAATTGGCTATACCATGTCATAAGCAACGATATGTTTATATTGATGGCGCCAACGAGGAAGATATAAACACCCCAAAAAGTATCTCCCAAATCAACCAGGTCAAAGTTGACTCAACCAACGGTGtgaattttgaaatgagTGCAAAGATCTTCAGATTAATGGATCAAATTCCTGACTCCAAATTTGATGAGgttaaaaaagaaaatcctCATGCTGTCAGAAACTTGGAGATATCAGCAAAGTTGTGTGATTTGGCAGCTATGTTCAAATCGCAGTCATTCCACAAATGGATCACACTAATAACGCAGCTCAAGCTCGTCAAGAACCATACTCTAATCAGAAGGTTTAGACCTGGTTATGATTTTATCCTTGCTACTAATAATACcggtgatgaagaaaatgagcCTAATATAATGGAAGGTGTGTTAGAATCAACACTGAACTTGACACCAACACAAGGATGGGAAACAGGTGAATGGGGAGGATATGAGTTGTGCCTGATTGACGATGACCATTCAGACAAGAAACTCGGAGATGACTTGCAAAAAGATGATGGATtaaatgaggatgaagCCGCAATATACAGAACAGCAGATCAAGATAGTGTTGTATATGAAAGTCAAGCATGTTGGAACAAGTTCTCCTTGATGTACAGAGACCCTAGTGTTATGAAATTCGTCAAATATGTCAGTTTTGAGGCACCAGGTTCAAGATGGGATATCAACTGTAGTTGGAAGTGCATTGATGAATCAGAATGAACCAAATAAGATAATGACTTCACGTTTTACTTTTACCTTATATAGATTAAAAGCCTTTGAAGTTTGCGTTATAACCGAGTCTTGATATATGCAGCGGTATTTTCTTCCCCTCTAAACTCCGTGCCTTGCCTTACCTAGGCAACCGTTAAAAGTTGCGCAATGTTCTCATCTAAAAGGAAAGGCATCCCAGTGCACAGCATCCTTTGATAGGACTTACATAAACTGGCAATTCTTTTCGCTTCAAAACTAGAAAGCATAGTCCGGTATGGCAGATGCACATTAATGCATGTAAATTCACTATTAAAGTTTCACTGATGTTACTGTAACAGAAACATGAAGATATAACGGTAAAAactgataaaaaaaattaacaATGTGCtaagagaaaacaaaagggTATAAATATTGTAATAGTGGCATTTAACGGTTTGTACTTTGTAGCTGCTCAATAATCGCATCTTTTTTCTTACACTCTTCTTGCAAGAGCATAATATACTCGGTAACCATATCGAGAATCTCTGAtttgttcaacttcttGAAACTTGTGTCATTGGATTGAGAAGAAGCTTTGTTCAGGTTATTTGTATTAATCTCAAACGCCACACCATCCTGGGACAACCACGGGACTAATTTCTGTAAGCTTGCAATCTTCGAATTGATGTTAATTCTGTACTTCTTCTCGATTTGATTGTGTGCCTTTCTCTGCGCAACACTCAGGGGCTTTTTGACTCTTTTCCGTGCAACCGATTTCCTTCTGACTAGTATAGGAGgtttttcgttttcaaGTTTAGTGATTTCTAAAGGACTAACAGGCTCTATATATTCATGGCTTCCCAGTAGATTATCACCACCACCAAGTGGACTACCCTTGTCAAAACTGGATGCAGGGTGGCCCATTCCCAAGGACGCAAGATCggaatttattgatgaCGTGGTAGATGAAAGCGTTGCAACGTGACTGTGATGgtggttgtggttgttttcaaatgtaTAGTTGTGAAAGTCATTGTTTAAGTCCCACTTGCCCGCAAGGTAATCACACTCATTGCTATCACCAGTTTCATCGGTACCTAATAAAGTAGCAGAAGGatcaaaaatggaatcCACTGAACTGATGCTGGAGGAATGGTCATTGGTTCTAAAACTTGTAGCAAAGTCTCCTAAAGATTCGAATCCATCCAATGTCATGCTTTGTTGATGCTTTTGATAGCTGTATTtattttccattgttttGTAACCTATTGTAAACAAAGGCCGATTCTAAAATGAACGTTTCTCTTTAAGAGTATTGAATTAGCAAAATCCTCGAGCTTCTTAAATTAGTGTCTAGCCAGTAGAGTCACCTTGAGATTGAGAGAGACTTTGACAAAACGGGAGGTGTTGAAAAAAGACAAATTTACATTAGGGTTACGTGGAAAGGTTTGTTTTGGGGGATGTGCCCTTTTAATAGACGGTTATCAGAAATTCTGCGCTATAATCTTGAGCTCTACACTTCTCCACttgaaaacaaaggaaaCCATAGATTAGCGGGAAACTAGGCCCTGCCGAGACTTCCAGATGCATCAATCTGCATGCTTCCGCGGAAATAGGGCACTAGGTCTCGTTTAGCGCGAGGTTTAATACAGTAGGTATCCGAATATGCATGCAGGAATCGAAGATCATGCTGGGTTGCGTGAGGCAGACgttactttttttttcatgagGTCATTGTCCATATTTTGAACTAGCGCAAATCCATTGGGGTAGAGTGATCTCGACTATTCGTCTATTTGCTACCTAAAGCTCTTGAATGAGATATTGTTCGGGTTGTAAGAGTTAACGCCATGGGCATAATGTTGCATAAAGAgaaagtttattttttctcaagAGCAATAATCCAGTTTAACTTCCGAACCTATCCAACGCCATCACTGTTGTCTGTGGATTGTCATTTCCAAGTTGCATCCTGTGAGGACACAAAGTATGCTTTCTAATATTTAGGTTCCAGAATTTCGGTATGTTGCAGCAGACTTTCCCAGTTGAGAAGGCAGGCACTTACCAACCTAATAATTAAAATATACCTCATAGTAAGACTGGCAGTCTCAATGCTGGTGTTTGGCCATGGCGAAACTTCCATTACTGACGTACTTCAAATGAGGTGCTATGCAATAGCTGATTCttactttattttatcTATAGTGGATATTTGAAGTTCTTTAATTTGGGATTCACAAGAATAAAAGACAGGCCACTTTGGTTTTGTATGTAGCAAAATTTGCCACCAAATCAAAGCCTCAGCTTTCTCATGAAAACATTTTTCTTCCACTCCAAATCTTTTTGTATCCATATGAGgtatttattattttttttaatgtCTCCCGATCTTGCTATGTGGGGATTTAATGGTACAAGTATACATTCTGGATCTTCCCTCCCTGTTGCAAAAGTTCCTTAGTACCCGAACACATTTGACGGGGTTTGCCTTCAATGTGGGGAAATAAGTCGGAAAGCCCAAAAATTTTATGAGTTCAGCTATTTGAATCGTTCAAATTGGTTGGCATGGCTGCATTTTTCTATTAATGGAAGTGCCAAGTCTGCGAGGAATAGGAGGTAGAACTTCCAccttttcatcaagatGCTGAACGTACATCcgtttttctttcaaaagtATAACAGCATCTTAGCCGGGACAAGGATTACGGTCCATCATAGTCGTACCTGCCCTACAATAACTGCACTATCCTGCGATAGCTCTACTCTTAGACAACATGCATACTATTCCACATTTGCTCTACTCATCAGCACCAGTTATACTCTTTCACGTTTGCTCTACTCGTCGACAACAGTTATACTATCCAACTCTAGCTTTAAAATCGAACATTAGTTCAACTGTCTAGAAATAGATGTAATATACCATAGAAACCCCTATTACTTGATAAGACTTAGATAACTCTACATTAATGACTCTAGCTCAACAGAACAACAGCATTTGTTTTGAGAACTGCTTTTATTTGGTCATACGCAAGATTGCTAACGTTCAAAAGATGATGGTCAAACGCCTAGTGTCACAAGTACCATATTTGGGAAGTTATGCTTATCTAGGTTGCTGTAGGAACGTTGCAATGTTTGGTTCTGGTCTAGATTATGGGCTTCTTATCCAAAATAGCAATGCAGTTCCCGAAACAAATGCAGCATCGTTTATCAATGACTTAGCTTATCTACTGTTattcatttgttttttcaaccaCAACTCAAGTTACTAACTTTTACAAATCCGTTCCGCTTGATAGTTGTTATGCAAAAGCTATCAAATGGAACATTTAAGTAGTCTAACCAAGAGCAATATTTTTGAGATCTTCAGCTGTGATACACTGCattattttgtttattgTACAATACATCTGTTTAATGATAGTTTGAGAAATGTATCTCATGCTTACCAATATTTAGATCAATGGTTTGGGCGCCTGAAATAAGTGAAAACAATAGGGACCCAAGGCATTATTTAGAAAAGTAATACCTTTGATTGGATACCATTTGATACTCTTTTTGTGACCCTTCCGAGTTGAACCAACTATTCTAAGGTTTGTCATGTTTGTGGGCTGGTCCAGCCTATCATCGGTTTATTTAACCCATTGTTGGTTTTTAAGATGTGAACTACGGAGaacctttttcaaatgagCCCTTTATTTAGAGCTAAATAACTTCTAAAAAAGCTGAATTAAGTTGAACGGTTGCATGTGAAACTGATATGCTGAAGAAACATACCTTCCTAAAGTTTCTTATCATTTAAATGACTACAGAAAGCAAAATTCGACTACCCTAATAAACAAGGTATAAATCCACTTAGGGTTATTGCTTCAAACATCAGCTTTTATATACGACATTTTAGTTTGAGTATGGAGTGACTTCCAAAACAGAGTATTGTGTTTTACAAGTATTGACCCACTATCTACTTTGCTCCCACTTTTTCCTATAAAGTTTGAAAACTAAAATCACACATAGCTAAATTGAAAACGTAAGTGGTTAAATCAGAGGACGAACTTTCTGTTAAGTTCATCTAATCTATCTAATAGGCTTTTGTCATGTACGCAATGCAAGTCTGAACATATGGTAGAATATAGTAAgtaaaatacaaatacacTAAAAAATTAATCTcggaaataaaaaattctCCTTTGAGAGAGTCTTGTGAAATCTTCACCTTTAAACAGGCCGGgtaagtttttttttcctttttatttttttttttttcagaatgACACTTAGACAATTTCTTCTGTAACTTGAATATTATTCAATCGAAGTTTAAGAAGTGCATGTTCTACAAAATTTCGAAAAAGTATATTGGCGTTGCAGCAACTTTAACTTCTACATTATACAAGAGAAATTTTACCAATAGCTtagcaaagaaaacatcttATTCAGCCATAAATACCAGTAGTATGGACGCATTGACTCAGAATCTAAAGAAACTAGACTTGGTTGCACCACCTTCGATTGAAGGTTCTTTCCCCGAATCAAACACTGTTGATTTATGTAGAAATTACATCACCGAACAACTTTCTCATTTAGCAGGCGTGGATAAATCAATTATTTATCCAGCGCTAGAGTGGTGTCAAGTTTTGGAGAAAGGTGATTTGTTGTTACCTTTACCAAGATTGAGACTAAAGGGTAATTTGGATGAATTAGCCGTTGAATTAGCCGAAAAGTTCCCACTGGGTGGTTATATTGATCGTGTTGTTCCACAGGGTAAATTCTTGCAGTTTTACTTTAACCCTTCGTTCTTATTAAAATATGTCACCAAAGACGTCTTAACTAGAACTAGTGACTTTGGTTCTGCACCACTTGGTAAAAATAAGAAAGTTGTGATTGAGTTTTCATCTCCAAATATTGCGAAACCTTTCCACGCAGGACATTTAAGATCCACTATTATTGGTGGTTTCTTGGCTAATCTACACGAAAAGTTGGGCTGGGATGTTATCAGAATGAACTATCTTGGTGACTGGGGTAAGCAATTTGGTGTTTTGGCTGTTGGTTTTAATAAATACGGATCTGAGGCCGAGTTAGAAGCAAACCCAATCCAACATTTATTTGACGTTTACgttaaaatcaacaatgatATTAAAGCTGAACAAGAAGCGGCTGAAGCAAAAGGCGAAACACTCGATCCAAtcaattcaattgatggtGAAGCAAGGGctttcttcaaatccatggaaaatggtgatgaaaatgcaattgcCCTTTGGAAGAAATTCAGAGAACTGtccattgaaaaatacattgaCACATACGCAAGACTAAACATTAAATATGACGTTTATTCTGGTGAGTCACAAGTTTCTGCTGATGTTATGAAGGACGTATCAAAAACCTTATCTGAGAAGGGCATGATCACCGAAGATAGGGGTGCTTTgttgattgatttcaaaagtttaggtcaaaagaaattgggTAAAGTTTTAGTCCAAAAAAGTGACGGTACCTCTTTGTATATCACCAGAGACTTGGGTGCTGCTATTGAAAGAAAGCAAAAGTACAACTTTGATAAGATGATCTACGTCATCGCAACCCAACAAGATCTACATGTCAAGCAATTTTTCACTGCTCTTGAGATGATGGGCAACAAATGGGCCAAAGATTTGGTCCATGTGAATTTTGGTATGGTTCTAGGTATGTCCACTAGAAAGGGTACTgttgttttccttgatgATATTTTAGAGGCtgtcaaagaaaagatgCTTGAGATCATGAAGACCAATGAAGAAAAGTTTGCACAGGTTGAAGATCCAGAAAAAGTGGCAGATTTGGTTGGTATCTCTGCCGTGATGATTCAAGATATGCAAGCAAAGAGAATCAATAACTATGAGTTTGCATGGGAAAGAATGTTATCTTCTGAAGGTGATACCGGACCTTACTTGCAATATGCACATTCCAGATTGAGATCCATTCAAAGAAACGCAGGTGTTCCCGACGCTGAACTACTTGATGCAGATATGTCTTTAGAGACCTTGTGCGGCTCTATTGATAAGTTGAAGGAGCAAAACTTATCTGAAGAGGACTTTGAgaagaaatccaaattaTTAGAATCTCAGTTGGAGAAGACCAAGGCTCTAATTAGAATTATGGCTTCATACCCAGACACTTTGAGATACGCTTCAAAGAACTACGAGCCATCCACTGTTGTTACCtatcttttcaaattaacCCATCAATTCTCCTCTACTTACAAAGTCTTACGTGTTCTAGGcgaagaaagagaaatcaTGATTGCAAGATTGGCATTGTTCTCAGCTGTCAGACAAATCTTACATAATGGTTTGGTGTTATTGGGTATCACTCCTGTCGAAAGAATGTAAGTTATTCTTACCATTCTAAGTAAATTTCCGAAAGTTGGGCTCTTTATACTATAATATCATGCACATAGATTTGTAGATTTATGCACTGTTTAGTAATATTACTAAAAAGTGCGTCTTTAATTAACAGAATGAAGACGCTATTTTTCCCCGTTTCAGCGACAACCCCGGCATTCGGAAAATGGCATGCACATGGATTTGTCAGTAATTTTCCAAGAACCAATTTATAAAGACCAAGTTTCCACTCTAGAATGGAATGATTTGACTCCTACAAACTGGAGAAGCACAAAGTACATACCTTTTCTTGGTTATTCCCTTCATACATCGAAACTTGTTTGCTGGCCACCTAGAGTCATGACATCAAATAATTCAGTTAAATTTACTCCAATTCCTGAGGCTTTAGAAGCCTTTAAAAACGGTGAATTCTTGGTTGTTATGGATGATGAAGACCGTGAAAATGAAGGCGACTTAATAATGGCTGCCGAACTAATGACTACAGAGAGGATGGCATTTCTGGTGAAGCACAGTTCTGGGTTTGTTTGTGTTCCTTTATCTACCGAACGAGCAGACGAGTTGAATCTACCATTCATGATCCCTGAAGACAAAATGACTGATAGACACGGTACCGCATATACCGTTACCGTCGATTACGCGGACGGTACTACAACAGGTATCAGTGCACATGATAGAGGCCTTACAGCGAAAATGTTAGGTACAAAATCGAGCAAAGCAGATGATTTCTTAAGACCTGGACATATCTGCCCCCTTAGGGCAAAACCTGGTTTGTTGAGGGAGCGTCCAGGGCATACCGAGGCTGCCGTTCAACTGTGTGAGTTGACGGGCTTGCAACCAGCAGGAGCTATCTGTGAGCTTGTAagagatgaagatggaTTAATGATGCGTCTAGATGATTGCTGGAAGTTTGCTCAAAAATacaacatcaaaatcatcacaATTAAGGAATTACTTGAGTATTTGAATCAAACAACTGTGTGAAACAAGCACTCTTCTTTGCCTCGTGTAAATAAACAATAGACTATACTTTAAAATTTGCTGTACTGTAATTTATCCCTAAGTTTCACCTAAAAAGGTGCTTCTGTCCTCCCCCCTTGTTCGTCCCTATAGAAGTTAGGATCTTCGCTTGCAACATCTCACTAGCATGGGATAAAATCCATTCTCGCTGAAATACAGAGGCTTGATTTGTACTCTTGTCTATTATCTACGGAATACAGAAAAGAACAGCAATTTGATTGAGCATAGTGGACCGTAAGACGTTTATTTATATCAGTCAGTAGCTATGATTGTATCTGTGTAGCTACATCCCTATAGTGTCAAGCGTGTTGGTaatcttgttcttctgGAATCTTCTAGGGAATATGTGAAGGAAGGAATAGATATGGGTGAGTTTCAGCTAAGAATTTCTCTAGCAATTTTTGCAGCTTTATCGCAATCACGTTTTATTCGATAAAAGGACAACGTGCTTAGTTTCACTTGTAGAGCCAAACCGAGCTACAGGAAACAGATGAATAGACTCTTTGGAACAAAGAACAAGGCTCCTAAGCCCACCTTAGATGACGCCATTGGAAGCATCGATGGAAGAGTAGCCACTCTCGAtgaaaagatcaaaaagGTAAATGCTGAGTTATCGGGATATCAATCCAAACTATCGAAAATGAGAGAAGGGGCTGGTAAATCGGCCTTAAAGCAACGTGCTATAAAATTATTACGCCAGCGTAAACAGCTAGAATCTCAGAGGGATCAGTTGATGTCACAGAGTTGGAACATATCACAGGCGCAAATGACTACGGAGAATCTCAAAAATACAATGATAACCGTCGATGCAATGCGTCAAACCAATAAAGAGCTACGTAAAACATATGGCAAGATTGATGTAGATAAACTGGAAGATCTACAAGATGAAATGATGGATCTCATTGAGCAATCAAACGATATACAGTCTGCATTGGGCCGTTCGTATGACGTTCCTGATGATATATCTGAAAGTGAGCTTGATGCGGAGTTGGAGGCACTAGGAGAAGAGCTTGAGCTTGAAGAGGAAATGGGACCGGAAGCCGTGCCTAGCTATTTGGATGCAACTCCTTCTGTAGAAATGCCTTCGTTGAACGAACAAGAACCTGCCAAGGAGGAGGTTCAAGATTCAGTTCCCGCACAGTGATTCTTTAACTGGAATAACTTTGCACGAGCATTGTTGTTATGATTTATAGTGTATTGTATACGATGCTTAATTATGCTTGTTTACTAGATACAGGAACCAAAAACACTCTTCGGTGTATAAACTTTTATAAAATCAAGCCTTTTCGGGGTTTCTCTTGAACGCCATTAAGTAATTGCCAATTTTTGGTGTTGCAGTATATATCCAGCCCACAGCTGGAAAATAAGCACATCCTCTAGAGtcaataatttcaaactcCTCCATTTGCTCTGCAAAACTCCTGATCTCATCCTCCTTGATGTACTTGGAGTATGTGTGTGTTCCAGGTGGaacaattttcaaaattgtcTCCCCCATAAATATCGTGGTAAACCAAGAGACAAAATCTCTGTTGATTGTGGACAAGAACAAATATCCCCCAGGTTTCACATGAGACAAAGCTTTACGCAACACGACTGATGGATATTCCACATGCTCCAGCATTTCCATGCACGTTACCAGGTCGTATTTCTCCTCCAATGGTATGTCATCTAAGGAACTCAACTTGTACTTTAGTTTACCTTCCAAAATAGGGTCCAGTTTCAAGTGCTCTTCTGCAACAGCTATAACTTCAGGTGTCATATCTATTCCAGTAACATCGTTCACATTCGGTAATCGTGCAAGGGACTCGCATAATAGACCACCACCACAACCAATGTCGAGACATGACAGCTTTTTATCGTTGAAGATCTTAAGAGTTGCTTTATCCAATTCTTGATCAATCTGGTTGGAAATTTCTGAAGGTAGTAAATTTTGATGGCTCCATCCGGGAACGAACactttttcatcttcattctGAACACCTTCGTTGACTTTAATGTGGGACCGAATGTTGTCAACTATAAAATCCATTCTCAAAAGATTCATCTTATGTAGGACTCTCTGTGGCCCATAGCTATCCCACCAAGTGTCCGCAAGTTGTTTAAAATGCTCCTTTTCTGAAGGTGTGATTGCTGTATGGTTGACTCTCTCTCCATTGAAAGCTAAAGCGGATGTTCTAAACAGCCTGATATTTCTAAACTGGGTAACCCTTCTCATTATGCAGCAAAGCGTACGTTACACAAAGTCATAAATAGAGCTATGGAGCCTTAAAGAAAGCTGGTCAGGCTGAACCTTGTCTGCCTGTAAGTAGGAGTCTCTGTGAAAACCACGGCGCGTTTTAGAGTTCGCTTTTACAGAGTCTCAG carries:
- a CDS encoding uncharacterized protein (PKUD0C07530; similar to Saccharomyces cerevisiae YER049W (TPA1); ancestral locus Anc_7.220), whose translation is MTSKRTPTQTINDTITPKKKISIKQTPEEEAQAKQYFQSHVFEDSFREQLTKNVRESQPYRWGTIKNLINDQLLRNVRSEIMSEIEFTKKETDIYKVFQSGDLANLSAMPQDLLERLPSLYKLRSAIYSESFRSFISAVTGCGKLSGIKTDLSIQLYTKGCHLLTHDDVIGSRRVSFILYMPDPDSHWKSHYGGGLQLFDSLVPNVPQSDVHSKLNPAFNQIAFFQVQPGLSFHAVEEVKVDRQRLSLQGWFHIPQKGEDGYIPGEQEKTESLSTLQALESKELKEYDFPKLRFTSIPAPISLKGNDKLTLSDLDKEYLTKFINPSLLTSESIAKLGEIFNEESVVDIMSFLNKDYEGAFKQLLKNTEINEFPPMPTLQTQVEEAYPWKLAIPCHKQRYVYIDGANEEDINTPKSISQINQVKVDSTNGVNFEMSAKIFRLMDQIPDSKFDEVKKENPHAVRNLEISAKLCDLAAMFKSQSFHKWITLITQLKLVKNHTLIRRFRPGYDFILATNNTGDEENEPNIMEGVLESTLNLTPTQGWETGEWGGYELCLIDDDHSDKKLGDDLQKDDGLNEDEAAIYRTADQDSVVYESQACWNKFSLMYRDPSVMKFVKYVSFEAPGSRWDINCSWKCIDESE
- a CDS encoding uncharacterized protein (PKUD0C07540; similar to Saccharomyces cerevisiae YOR344C (TYE7); ancestral locus Anc_7.47) gives rise to the protein MENKYSYQKHQQSMTLDGFESLGDFATSFRTNDHSSSISSVDSIFDPSATLLGTDETGDSNECDYLAGKWDLNNDFHNYTFENNHNHHHSHVATLSSTTSSINSDLASLGMGHPASSFDKGSPLGGGDNLLGSHEYIEPVSPLEITKLENEKPPILVRRKSVARKRVKKPLSVAQRKAHNQIEKKYRININSKIASLQKLVPWLSQDGVAFEINTNNLNKASSQSNDTSFKKLNKSEILDMVTEYIMLLQEECKKKDAIIEQLQSTNR
- a CDS encoding uncharacterized protein (PKUD0C07545); this encodes MTLAQQNNSICFENCFYLVIRKIANVQKMMVKRLVSQVPYLGSYAYLGCCRNVAMFGSGLDYGLLIQNSNAVPETNAASFINDLAYLLLFICFFNHNSSY
- a CDS encoding uncharacterized protein (PKUD0C07550; similar to Saccharomyces cerevisiae YDR341C (YDR341C) and YHR091C (MSR1); ancestral locus Anc_5.393); the protein is MFYKISKKYIGVAATLTSTLYKRNFTNSLAKKTSYSAINTSSMDALTQNLKKLDLVAPPSIEGSFPESNTVDLCRNYITEQLSHLAGVDKSIIYPALEWCQVLEKGDLLLPLPRLRLKGNLDELAVELAEKFPLGGYIDRVVPQGKFLQFYFNPSFLLKYVTKDVLTRTSDFGSAPLGKNKKVVIEFSSPNIAKPFHAGHLRSTIIGGFLANLHEKLGWDVIRMNYLGDWGKQFGVLAVGFNKYGSEAELEANPIQHLFDVYVKINNDIKAEQEAAEAKGETLDPINSIDGEARAFFKSMENGDENAIALWKKFRELSIEKYIDTYARLNIKYDVYSGESQVSADVMKDVSKTLSEKGMITEDRGALLIDFKSLGQKKLGKVLVQKSDGTSLYITRDLGAAIERKQKYNFDKMIYVIATQQDLHVKQFFTALEMMGNKWAKDLVHVNFGMVLGMSTRKGTVVFLDDILEAVKEKMLEIMKTNEEKFAQVEDPEKVADLVGISAVMIQDMQAKRINNYEFAWERMLSSEGDTGPYLQYAHSRLRSIQRNAGVPDAELLDADMSLETLCGSIDKLKEQNLSEEDFEKKSKLLESQLEKTKALIRIMASYPDTLRYASKNYEPSTVVTYLFKLTHQFSSTYKVLRVLGEEREIMIARLALFSAVRQILHNGLVLLGITPVERM
- a CDS encoding uncharacterized protein (PKUD0C07560; similar to Saccharomyces cerevisiae YDR487C (RIB3); ancestral locus Anc_3.96), with the translated sequence MHMDLSVIFQEPIYKDQVSTLEWNDLTPTNWRSTKYIPFLGYSLHTSKLVCWPPRVMTSNNSVKFTPIPEALEAFKNGEFLVVMDDEDRENEGDLIMAAELMTTERMAFLVKHSSGFVCVPLSTERADELNLPFMIPEDKMTDRHGTAYTVTVDYADGTTTGISAHDRGLTAKMLGTKSSKADDFLRPGHICPLRAKPGLLRERPGHTEAAVQLCELTGLQPAGAICELVRDEDGLMMRLDDCWKFAQKYNIKIITIKELLEYLNQTTV
- a CDS encoding uncharacterized protein (PKUD0C07570; similar to Saccharomyces cerevisiae YDR486C (VPS60); ancestral locus Anc_3.98) codes for the protein MNRLFGTKNKAPKPTLDDAIGSIDGRVATLDEKIKKVNAELSGYQSKLSKMREGAGKSALKQRAIKLLRQRKQLESQRDQLMSQSWNISQAQMTTENLKNTMITVDAMRQTNKELRKTYGKIDVDKLEDLQDEMMDLIEQSNDIQSALGRSYDVPDDISESELDAELEALGEELELEEEMGPEAVPSYLDATPSVEMPSLNEQEPAKEEVQDSVPAQ
- a CDS encoding uncharacterized protein (PKUD0C07580; similar to Saccharomyces cerevisiae YOL096C (COQ3); ancestral locus Anc_3.99), with product MRRVTQFRNIRLFRTSALAFNGERVNHTAITPSEKEHFKQLADTWWDSYGPQRVLHKMNLLRMDFIVDNIRSHIKVNEGVQNEDEKVFVPGWSHQNLLPSEISNQIDQELDKATLKIFNDKKLSCLDIGCGGGLLCESLARLPNVNDVTGIDMTPEVIAVAEEHLKLDPILEGKLKYKLSSLDDIPLEEKYDLVTCMEMLEHVEYPSVVLRKALSHVKPGGYLFLSTINRDFVSWFTTIFMGETILKIVPPGTHTYSKYIKEDEIRSFAEQMEEFEIIDSRGCAYFPAVGWIYTATPKIGNYLMAFKRNPEKA